Within the Luteimonas sp. JM171 genome, the region GAAACCCGGCCGCCCGACCGGTTCATCACGCCCTGGGAGGCCTTGGCGGAAACCGGGATCCGGGTCGCTGCGATCCGCGACAACCCATGGATGCGTGAGCGTGTTCCCGAGTGCCTGAGCCGGTCGCCTGCCGACTTGACCGAATGCGGTGCCCCGCGGGAAGAAGTGTTGGCTGGGGAATTCGACGCGTCGCGTGCGCCATCCAACGTGCGTCTGATCGATCTGTCGAATTATCTTTGCAACGAGGAAATGTGTCCTCCCATCATCGGCGGGACGCTGGTTTACAGCGACCGTCATCATTTGACCAGCGCGTACGTCCTGTCGCTGGAAGAGCAGTTGGAATCACGCCTGCTGGCCATCATGGAGGAGCAGGAGCCGCGCGAGCAGCGCAGGATCGCGGGGCTGCGCACGCCGTCCGCGGACGATCGACGGGGTCGTCCACGCATCGACAATGAGGTCCAGCGGGAAATCGAGAGGCTCTGGGCGGCGGAGTTCCCGCCTTCGGGATCTTCCATCGAGCAGCGTATCCCGGCAGTGCTTGAATGTGGGCCGGCCGGAAGTGCGCCGCCCTTTACGCGAAAGATGGAAATACAGGTTGCGGGCGACCAGCTGATTGCCGTCAGCGGGGATTGGGAACAGCGAAGGTCGAATTTCGATGCCTGGAGAGGATGGGTGGACGGTTCTGAAATCCGCTTCAGGGGGCACTATCAGACGGGCGATTATCCGGTGCGCACCGTGAGCCTCCAGGGCTCCTATGAAGAAGGAGAGCTGGAAGTCCACGGAACCCGCGGCCCCCGGGATTGCACCTTGCGCGCGTCTACCGTTTGAGGTCCGCCAGGACCTGCGCCAGGCCTTCGTGCCAGTGTGGCAGCCCAATGCCGAAATCCCGCTGCAATCGTGACGCATCGAGCAGTGATCGGGCCGGGCGACGTGCCGGGGTCGGGTATTCCGAGCTCGCGACGGGAAGGACCTTGGGGCGCCGGGACACCAGGCCCTCTGCGACGGCGAGGTTGAAGATCGCATCTGCGAAGCCGTGCCAGGATGTTTCACCGGCTGGCGCGAGGTGCCAGATGCCGCTCGGGGGGGCTGCCTGGTGCTCACCGATGGATGGTGCAGCGATAACGATCGCCTTCGCCGTGGCCTCCGCAATCCAGTGCGCCGGCGTTGGCGCGCCGATCTGGTCGTCCACTACCCGCAGCTCGTCGCGCTCTTCGGCCAGGCGCAGCATGGTGCGCAGGAAGTTGCGGCCGCGCGCCGAGTACACCCAGGAGACGCGGAACAGCAGGTGCTGGCAATCGCTGGCGCGGATGGCCTCTTCGCCGGCCAGCTTGCTGGCGCCGTAGACGTTGAGCGGCCCGGTGGGATCTTCCTCGCGGCGGGGGCGCGGGTCGTTTCCTGGAAAGACGTAGTCGGTGGAATAGTGGACCATCAGCGCGCCGCGCTTCGCACAGGCGGCGGCCATGGCCTCCACGGCTTCGGCATTGGCGCGGAATGCGGCATCGGGCTCCGATTCGGCCCGGTCCACGGCGGTATAGGCCGCGGCGTTGACCACCAGGTCCGGTGTCAGCTGATCGACGAGGCGGGTGAGGCTGTCCGGCTGATCCAGGTCGGCGATCTGGCAGGCCGAGCCGTCCTCGGCCAACTTCCCGTCCCGGGTCGCGCACACCACTTCACCCAGGGGCGCCAGGCTGGCCCGCAGCGCGTGGCCTACCTGGCCGTTGGCGCCGGTCAGCAGGATCCGCATCAGGGGGCCTCGAATTCCGGCAGGCGCGCGGCGTCCACTTCGCCCAGCCTGGGCGCCGCGGTGTCCTTGGCCGACAGCTGCGGCCGGGCCACCGGCCAGTCGATCGCCAGGTCCGGGTCATCCCAGCACAGCGCGGCGTCCGCTTCGGCGTCGTACGCCGCCGTGCACAGGTAGGACACCAGCGTGGTTTCCGACAGCGCAACAAAACCATGCGCGAATCCCGGCGGAACCCAGAGCTGGCGCCGGTTCTCCGCCGACAGGATCGCAGCGGTCCACTGCCCGTAGCGCGGCGAGCCGAGGCGGATGTCCACGGCCACGTCGTACACCTCGCCTTCCAGCACGCTCACCAGCTTGCCCTGGGGGTCGGGCCACTGGTAGTGGAGGCCGCGCAGCACGCCCTTGGCGGAGCGCGAGAGGTTGGACTGCAAGAAATCCGGCCCGATGCCGTGCCCCGCGTAGCGGTCCCGGTTCCACGATTCCATGAACCAGCCGCGGGAATCGCCGAACTGCCGCGGTTCGATGACCAGGCAGCCGGGCAGGTCGGTCTCGATGATCCTCATGCCGCCGGCCCGCTGCGGGAGGGCAGGGACTCCAGGTACGCGCCATAGCCGTTCTTCGCCAAGGGCGCGGCCAAGCGCAGCAGCTGCTCGTCGTCGATCCAGCCCGCCTTCCACGCGATCTCCTCCGGGCAGCACACCTGCAGGCCCTGCCGGGTCTGGATGGTCTCGATGAAGGCGGCCGCCTGCAGCAGTGACTCATGGGTGCCGGTATCCAGCCAGGCGGTGCCGCGGCTCAGGGTTTCCATGTGCAGTGCGTTGTCGGCCAGGTACAGCCGGTTGAGGTCGGTGATTTCAAGCTCCCCGCGCGCCGAAGGTCGCAAAGTTGCAGCGCGATCGGCGACGGTGCCGTCGTAGAAGTACAGCCCGGTGATGGCGAAGTTGGAGCGCGGGTTTTCCGGCTTCTCTTCGATATCGACCAGCCGGCCGTCGGCACCGAACACCGGCACGCCATAGCGCTGCGGGTCGCTGACGTGGTAGCCGAACACGGTGGCGCCCTCGCGCCGCGCACCGGCGTTTTTGAGCGCGCCGCTCAGGCCATGTCCGTAGAAAATGTTGTCGCCGAGCACCAGGCAGTTCGGCTGCCCGTTGATGAAATCCCGGCCGATGGTGAACGCCTGCGCCAGGCCATCCGGGCTGGGCTGCACGGCGTACTGGATGTCCAGCCCCCACTGGGAACCATCCCCCAGCAGCTGCTGGAACAGCGGCTGCTCGTGCGGGGTGTTGATCACCAGGATCTCGCGGATCCCGGCCAGCATCAGCACGCCCAGCGGGTAGTAGATCATCGGCTTGTCGTACACCGGCAGCAGCTGCTTGCTGACCGCGCGGGTGATCGGATACAGCCGGGTGCCGGAGCCGCCGGCGAGGATGATGCCCTTGCGTGCCATCTCAGGCCTCCTGTCCAAGACGCTGCAGGCGGTATCCACCGTCGAGGATCCGCTGGGTCCAGGCGCTGTTGGCAAGGTACCAGTCCACGGTCATGGCGATGCCTTCCTCGAAACCGGTCGAAGGGGTCCAGCCCAGTTCCCGGCGGATCTTGCCGGCGTCGATGGCGTAGCGGTGGTCGTGGCCGGGCCGGTCGCGCACGAATTCGATCTGCTTGGCGCGCGGCTGGCCGTCGGCGCGCGGGCGGCGCTCGTCCAGCAGCCGGCAGATGGTCTGGACCACCTCGATGTTCCGGCGCTCGGCGTTGCCGCCGATGTTGTACACCTCGCCCACGCGCCCGGCTTCGAGCACGCGCCGGATGGCCGTGCAGTGGTCCTTGACGTAGAGCCAGTCGCGCACGTTGCGGCCGTCGCCATACACCGGCAGCGGCTCGCCGGCCACGCCCCTGGCGATCACCAGCGGGATCAGCTTCTCGGGGAACTGGTACGGCCCATAGTTGTTGGAGCAGTTGGTGGTGAGCGCCGGCAGCCCCCAGGTGTGGTGGAACGCGCGCACCAGGTGGTCGGAGGCGGCCTTGGAGGCGGAGTAGGGCGAGTTGGGAGCGTAGGGCGTGGTCTCGGTGAACAGGCCCTCGTCGCCGAGCGAGCCGTAGACTTCGTCGGTGGAGACATGCAGGAAGCGAAAGGCGTCCCTGCGGCCTTCCGGCAGCGAGCGCCAGTATTCGCGCGCGCACTCCAGCAGTGCGAGCGTGCCGACGACGTTGGTCTGGATGAAGGCGGCCGGGCCATCGATCGAGCGGTCGACGTGGCTTTCGGCGGCGAAGTTGACGATGGCCGCGGGGCGGTGGTCGCGCAGCAGCTGCGCAACCAGCTCGTGATCGCCGATATCGCCCCGCACGAAGACGTGATTCGGGTGCCCGTCCAAAGCGTTGAGGTTGTCCAGGTTGCCTGCGTAGGTCAGCAGGTCCAGATTCACCACCCGCACCCCGGCCGCCACCGCATCGAGCACGAAGTTCGCGCCGATGAAGCCGGCGCCGCCGGTGACGAGCCAGGTTGTGGTCACAGGTTCTGGTAGTTCGGCCCAGAGCCGCCCTCGGGCGTCACCCAGGTGATGATCTCGTAGGGGTCCTTGATGTCACAGGTCTTGCAGTGCACGCAGTTGGCCGCGTTGATCTGCAGGCGTTTGCCGTGCTCGGCCTCCGCGTCCTCGACGATCTCGTACACGGCGGCCGGGCAGAAGCGGGTGCAGGGGTTGTTGTATTCCACCGCGCAGCGGGTCACGCAGATTTCCGGATCGTGCACGATCAGGTGCACGGGCTGGTCTTCGTCGTGCTCGGTGGCCGCGAAGTACACGCCGGCCAGGCGGTCGCGCGGGGCGAGGTCGCGCTGCACGATCCAGTGGCGGTCGGGCGCTTCGTACTCGTCCACCTTCTCCAGCGAGCTCCAGTCCGGCGTCACCTTCATGGTCCAGGGCGAGAGCCCGCCAACGGCGGTTTCCCAGGCGGCGTTGGCCAGGCCGAACCACATGCCCTTCTTGAAGCCCGGCTTCACATTGCGGACTTTGCGCAGCTCCTTCATCGCGTCGGAGTCGCGAAGCTTCGCGTCGTAGCCGTCCGGCTTGAGTTCGTTCGCGGCCAGGTGCTCGGCGGCCAGCATGCCGCTGCGGATGGCCTGGTGGGTGCCCTTGATCTTGGGCACGTTGAGCAGGCCGGCGGTGTCGCCGATCAGCACGGCGCCGGGCATCTCGGTGGTGGGCACGGACTGCCAGCCGCCGGTGGCGATCGCGCGCGCGCCGGCGGAGATGATGTTGCCGCCTTCCAGCAGCGGCTTGACCATCGGGTGGTGCTTGAACTGCTGGAACGCCTCCCAGGGCTTGTAATTGGGATCCTCGTAATCCAGCCCGGTGACGTAGCCGATAGCCACCTGGTCGTTCTCCAGGTGGTAGATGAAGCTGCCGCCGTAGGTGCGGCTGTCGGCCGGCCAGCCCAGGGTGTGCACGATCTTGCCGGGGGTCACCCGGTCTTCGGGCAGCTGCCACAGCTCCTTGATGCCGATCGAGTACGCCTGCGGGTCGTGGCCCTTGTCGAGCTGGAACTTCTTCACCAGCCGCTTGGTCAGGTGCCCGCGCGCGCCTTCGGCCAGCACGGTCACCCTGGCCTTGATGTCGATGCCCTGGGTGTAGCCGGGCTTGTGCGACCCGTCCTTGGCGATGCCCATGTCGCCGATGCGTACGCCCAGCACCGTGCCGTCTTCGGCGTGCAGGGTCTCGGCGGCGGCGAAGCCCGGGAACACGTCCACGCCCAGTGCTTCGGCCTGCGGCGCCAGCCAGGCGCACATGGCGCCCAATGAGACGATGAAGTTGCCGTGGTTGTTCATCCCCGGCGGGATGAAGGGCGCCTTGCGGCCGCCGTCCTTCGACAGCAGCCAGAACTCATCCTCCTTGGCCGGCACGCAGATCGGCGGTGGATTGTCGCGCCAGCCGGGGAGCAGGGCGTCCAGCGGCCCGGGCTCGATCACCGCGCCGGAGAGGATGTGGGCGCCGATGGTGCTGGATTTCTCGATCACGCAGACGTTGATCTCCGGGTCCAGCTGCTTGAGCCGGATCGCGAACGCCAGGCCGGCGGGCCCGGCGCCCACCGTGACCACGTCGTATTCCATGACGTCGCGCTCGGGGGCTTCGGCTGGCTGGTTCATGCTTGCTTCCTGACGGTCATGCGCACGATTGTCGCGGGTTTGCCGCAGCCCGGGCAAATCACGCTGGGGTCGTCAGAGGCTGACCCACCAGCAGCCGAGGTGCTGGTGCAGGGCGAACCGGGTCCGGGAGGGGGCCGCGCCGGTGCCGGCCGACTGGTGCACGCGCAGCGCCACCGGCGGGCTCCGGCTTGCGCCGGGGGCCGCGCGGCTGTTGCGCGAGATCTGCAGGGTGCTGGCGAAGGTACTGCTGATCCCCCGCTCCTGAGTCGCCACCACCGGCGTGGCCGCGCGCTCGGCCACGATGTCCACCACGGGGGCGCGGGCCACCCGCTGGAGCTGGTCCATCAGCCGCTGCCCGTGGCTGTAGGAAGTGCCGGGCCAGTGGTAGAGCGCGGCCAGCCGGTTCACGTCGCCGGCATCGATGGCCATCGTCATCTGCTGGATCAGCTGGTGCACGCTGCGCGCGCAGCCGCCGCGGTAGGCGGGAAGCCGTGGCCTGGAAATGCCGCTGCCGGGTTCGGCGCGCTCCGAAGGCAGCCGCTCGACCGCGCCCAGCGCGCTGCATTCGCGGTCGGTGTAGATGGAGGTGCCGTCCGGGGCGGTGCAGCGGTTGATCTCCGCCTGCGCGGGCGCGCTGTGCGGGAGGGAGGCCGCGAGCACGCCCAACAAGACTGCAGGGAGACAGGCCCGGATCATCCGGCCAGCGTAGCGCCACCGCCCGGCCCCGCAAAGCCGGGGCAAACCCGGCCTACAGGCGGCTGAGGATCGCCTGGGTGGGCCTTGCCATGTTCAGGGTGTAGATGTGCAGGCCGGGCGCGCCACCGTCCAGCAGCCGCCGGCACATGGCGGCCACCACATCGGCGCCGAATTCGCGGATGGCGTCCACGTCATCGCCCAGGGCCATCATCCGCTTGCTGATCCAGCGCGGGATTTCCGCGCCGCAGGACTGCGAGAACCGGCGCAGCTGGGAAAAATTGGAGATCGGCATGATCCCGGGCACGATCGGAACCTCGATCCCCGCGGCCCGCGCCGCATCCACGAAGTGGAAGTACGCGTCGGCGTTGTAGAAATACTGGGTGATGGCGGCATCCGCGCCCGCATCCACCTTGGCCTTGAACCAGCGGATGTCCGCCAGGGCATCGTCGGCCTGGGGGTGGGTTTCCGGGTAGCAGCCGACCTCGATGCGGAAATGGTCGCCGGTGGCCTCGCGGATGAATTCCACCAGTTCGGAGGCATAGCGCATCTCGCCGATCTGGCCCATCCCCGAGGGCATGTCGCCGCGCAGGGCCACCAGCCGGTTGCAGCCGATGGCGCGGTACAGCTGCAGCAGGTCGTGGATTTCCTCGCGCGTGCCGCCCACGCAGGACAGGTGCGGCGCGGCGACGAAGCCGTGCTCCTGGTGCAGGCGGCGCACGGTCTCCGGGGTGTAGCGCAGGGTGGAGCCGCCGGCGCCGAAGGTGCAGGAGACGTATTCCGGGTCGTGGGCCTTGAGCCGCTCGGCGGTGCGGTCCAGCTGCGCGCGCTGCTGGTCGTTCTTGGGTGGATAGAACTCGAAGCTGATCTGGGTCATCGCAGGCCGCCGTGCTGGGACCCGGAAAGCATATCTCTTTATCGCGATGGATGTGCAGGTCATCCCGGAGGGTGCGACGACTAGACTTGGGCCATGAAAATCGAACTGACCCCTTTTGCCCGCGCCCGGCTGTTCCCGGACCAGGGCCGTGGCAACACCATCCAGGACTGCACGCCGGAGGAATTCGAGCGGCATCTCAATGAGCAGCCGCCGCTGAAGGTGCTGGACGGCTATGCGCCGTTCTGCAAGCTGCACGTGCACCGCAACTGGACCTCCACCCGCTGCCTCACCGTGCCGATCACCGACGGCAACCGGCACCTGCTGCGCTCGGCCTACGAGGCGCGCTCCAAGAAGGAGCTGCCGGTGCTGGTGCGCTGGTTCGAGGGCGTGGAGCCGCCGGTGGCGGAGTATTTCGTGGTGATCCTCTACAGCGCGGAACAGCTGCAGAAGGAAGGCCAGCCCATCCAGGGCGACTGGGGCGTGGTGGGGTGCTTGTACACGCTGGAGCCCGAGGAAATCCCGATGGCGCCGATCACCATGATGCGCAACGCGCTGGGGGTGGAAGAGGGCGGATCGGGCGTGCCGATCGACCGCGAGGCCTACCGGCGTTCGGTGGAGTTCTGGGACAACAACGCCAACTGGCGCCCCTGAGCGGGGCGCCAGTGGCGGCAAGAATCACTTGCCGAGGCGTTCCAGCAGCTGCTGCTGGGTGTGCCGGATCACGCTGAAGCCGCCGGTGGCCAGGTACCAGCCGGGCGGGTCCAGCTTGAGCACGCGACCGGCCTGGAAGGCCTGGGAGGCGCTGACCCCCGGATGGGTTGAGAGGTCGCTGGCGTCGGTGCCGCCGGTGGCCAGGCCACGGTCGAGCACCAGCAGCCACTCCGGTTCGGCGGCCAGCCCTGCCGCCAGCGCCTCGGCCTGGCGCTTGCGGGCCGCTTCGGCCTCCGGGGAGCCGCGCTCCGGGCGCGGTCCGGTCTCCGGCGCCTGTGCCGGCAGAACTGACGGCAGCCCCAGCGCATCGTGGACGATTCCGAAGCGCGCGCCTGGCGCGTGAGGGATCACGTTGCCGTTGACGGTGAACAGCACCAGCCCCTTCGCATCGCCGGCCGCCTCGGCAACGGCCTGGCGGCCCTGCTCGAGCTCGGCCAGGCGTGCGGCGGCCTGCGCTTCACGGCCGTAGATCCGGCCCAGCGTTTCCAGGTTGCGGGTGATGTCGGCCAGGAAGCCGTCGGTCGAAGCGGTCAGGTCGATCGTTGGGGCAATTTCGCTCAGGGCCTGGAAGGACGATGCCGAGCGTCCGGCGA harbors:
- the rfbD gene encoding dTDP-4-dehydrorhamnose reductase, whose translation is MRILLTGANGQVGHALRASLAPLGEVVCATRDGKLAEDGSACQIADLDQPDSLTRLVDQLTPDLVVNAAAYTAVDRAESEPDAAFRANAEAVEAMAAACAKRGALMVHYSTDYVFPGNDPRPRREEDPTGPLNVYGASKLAGEEAIRASDCQHLLFRVSWVYSARGRNFLRTMLRLAEERDELRVVDDQIGAPTPAHWIAEATAKAIVIAAPSIGEHQAAPPSGIWHLAPAGETSWHGFADAIFNLAVAEGLVSRRPKVLPVASSEYPTPARRPARSLLDASRLQRDFGIGLPHWHEGLAQVLADLKR
- a CDS encoding electron transfer flavoprotein-ubiquinone oxidoreductase; translated protein: MNQPAEAPERDVMEYDVVTVGAGPAGLAFAIRLKQLDPEINVCVIEKSSTIGAHILSGAVIEPGPLDALLPGWRDNPPPICVPAKEDEFWLLSKDGGRKAPFIPPGMNNHGNFIVSLGAMCAWLAPQAEALGVDVFPGFAAAETLHAEDGTVLGVRIGDMGIAKDGSHKPGYTQGIDIKARVTVLAEGARGHLTKRLVKKFQLDKGHDPQAYSIGIKELWQLPEDRVTPGKIVHTLGWPADSRTYGGSFIYHLENDQVAIGYVTGLDYEDPNYKPWEAFQQFKHHPMVKPLLEGGNIISAGARAIATGGWQSVPTTEMPGAVLIGDTAGLLNVPKIKGTHQAIRSGMLAAEHLAANELKPDGYDAKLRDSDAMKELRKVRNVKPGFKKGMWFGLANAAWETAVGGLSPWTMKVTPDWSSLEKVDEYEAPDRHWIVQRDLAPRDRLAGVYFAATEHDEDQPVHLIVHDPEICVTRCAVEYNNPCTRFCPAAVYEIVEDAEAEHGKRLQINAANCVHCKTCDIKDPYEIITWVTPEGGSGPNYQNL
- a CDS encoding DUF3228 family protein codes for the protein MKIELTPFARARLFPDQGRGNTIQDCTPEEFERHLNEQPPLKVLDGYAPFCKLHVHRNWTSTRCLTVPITDGNRHLLRSAYEARSKKELPVLVRWFEGVEPPVAEYFVVILYSAEQLQKEGQPIQGDWGVVGCLYTLEPEEIPMAPITMMRNALGVEEGGSGVPIDREAYRRSVEFWDNNANWRP
- the rfbB gene encoding dTDP-glucose 4,6-dehydratase, encoding MTTTWLVTGGAGFIGANFVLDAVAAGVRVVNLDLLTYAGNLDNLNALDGHPNHVFVRGDIGDHELVAQLLRDHRPAAIVNFAAESHVDRSIDGPAAFIQTNVVGTLALLECAREYWRSLPEGRRDAFRFLHVSTDEVYGSLGDEGLFTETTPYAPNSPYSASKAASDHLVRAFHHTWGLPALTTNCSNNYGPYQFPEKLIPLVIARGVAGEPLPVYGDGRNVRDWLYVKDHCTAIRRVLEAGRVGEVYNIGGNAERRNIEVVQTICRLLDERRPRADGQPRAKQIEFVRDRPGHDHRYAIDAGKIRRELGWTPSTGFEEGIAMTVDWYLANSAWTQRILDGGYRLQRLGQEA
- the rfbA gene encoding glucose-1-phosphate thymidylyltransferase RfbA, producing the protein MARKGIILAGGSGTRLYPITRAVSKQLLPVYDKPMIYYPLGVLMLAGIREILVINTPHEQPLFQQLLGDGSQWGLDIQYAVQPSPDGLAQAFTIGRDFINGQPNCLVLGDNIFYGHGLSGALKNAGARREGATVFGYHVSDPQRYGVPVFGADGRLVDIEEKPENPRSNFAITGLYFYDGTVADRAATLRPSARGELEITDLNRLYLADNALHMETLSRGTAWLDTGTHESLLQAAAFIETIQTRQGLQVCCPEEIAWKAGWIDDEQLLRLAAPLAKNGYGAYLESLPSRSGPAA
- the metF gene encoding methylenetetrahydrofolate reductase [NAD(P)H] — its product is MTQISFEFYPPKNDQQRAQLDRTAERLKAHDPEYVSCTFGAGGSTLRYTPETVRRLHQEHGFVAAPHLSCVGGTREEIHDLLQLYRAIGCNRLVALRGDMPSGMGQIGEMRYASELVEFIREATGDHFRIEVGCYPETHPQADDALADIRWFKAKVDAGADAAITQYFYNADAYFHFVDAARAAGIEVPIVPGIMPISNFSQLRRFSQSCGAEIPRWISKRMMALGDDVDAIREFGADVVAAMCRRLLDGGAPGLHIYTLNMARPTQAILSRL
- the rfbC gene encoding dTDP-4-dehydrorhamnose 3,5-epimerase, with the translated sequence MRIIETDLPGCLVIEPRQFGDSRGWFMESWNRDRYAGHGIGPDFLQSNLSRSAKGVLRGLHYQWPDPQGKLVSVLEGEVYDVAVDIRLGSPRYGQWTAAILSAENRRQLWVPPGFAHGFVALSETTLVSYLCTAAYDAEADAALCWDDPDLAIDWPVARPQLSAKDTAAPRLGEVDAARLPEFEAP
- a CDS encoding ABC transporter substrate-binding protein; this translates as MKPIHLIASALLALSGALQAAPIEVTHAQGVTVVPEAPQRTVVFDLATLDNLQALGVEQVAGIPDARLPAHLQSFGEGEVARVGTLFEPDLEAVRALEPELIVIAGRSASSFQALSEIAPTIDLTASTDGFLADITRNLETLGRIYGREAQAAARLAELEQGRQAVAEAAGDAKGLVLFTVNGNVIPHAPGARFGIVHDALGLPSVLPAQAPETGPRPERGSPEAEAARKRQAEALAAGLAAEPEWLLVLDRGLATGGTDASDLSTHPGVSASQAFQAGRVLKLDPPGWYLATGGFSVIRHTQQQLLERLGK